In Puntigrus tetrazona isolate hp1 chromosome 15, ASM1883169v1, whole genome shotgun sequence, the DNA window TACATCACTAAACTTCACCAAGTACTACGGGATAAACCGCACACGACCCAAACCCTCAAGTTTATATTACTGCTCCCTTAAAAAGAGACAGACCGCAGCTTGTGCATTACACCAAACATTTATTAACGACAAAAAGACTTTGCGTGCACATGAACACATCCAATCTGCAGGAGCGAGTCTGAGGAATTTAATAACGTTACCCAACTCGCGATTCGCTCGTTGTCGTGTCGTACATTTACACGCAAGACAACTCGCCGGGCGACGTTATGTAATTAAGTTAAGCGTCCAGAACCTTCCAAATCGGGCGAGTAAATCAGCGGGGACGGCGGAGCGAGAATGTGCAGTGCGAGCATTCGTAGCATTACTCACCGGAGTGAGCGAGACCATCCTCCTTCAGGGAAGAGCCCACCGTGAGAGAGACTTCCGCGCAAACCACTTTGAACTCCTGCAGGCCGACACACGACACTTCACCGATGctcttcaaaacaataaaaacaataaccgTGGCATTTCGGTTGTTTCTGTCCTCGTAATATTCCAAGCTCTTGACTTGTAGTCAAAAAACGGTCGCTCAGTTTAAGGGTGACGTCGGAGAGCTTTTCTTTCATCCGATTGGTTAATTCTGCTCTCGAACGTCATCGCAATGCCACCGCCCACACTGTCACCCTGGCGACGGGAATAAACACTTTTGAGATTAGAAAGCTTGGCGTTTAATGGGATGGATTATAtaccaaaaaacacaaaaactgtatcatttactcacgttgctccaaacctgtttgactttctttctcacatggaacacaaaaggaaacgTTAAGCAGAATGATATACACGTTATtataactgaatatatatatatatattttttttaaacagaaatttgCTCGAGTGTggatctaaaaacaaaaatcacattaaacattttgtaaacgtaatgttgttaactaaatCCATTAACGGATTTAGTTAATTCGACAACAACACcaacatcaataaataatatgatacAGAAAATACTATATTAACACTGTATTGACAGTCATTAAAAGACAAGTTTATTTTTCCTTAGCCTTTGACCCACTCCATTCAACTTTCAAACATAGATACAATATTGTGCACATATGCTGGCAAACCAATGGTATAAAACAGtcaaatctgattttaaaattgtaacacGTTTAACGGTGTGACTGTGTGCAACTGAACTTGAAGTATGTAAGTGTTCATTACAATAACAGGCCTAATGCATCCATTAGATAAATGACTCTCTGGAATTCTCATCCCTTTGACGCTCAATAGCCTTTCACACACCCTTTACAAATTAACTTTAACCGAAGATTAAGAACTGCAAATGCACAACAGATAATGCAATCTGAGAAACAATCCAACACATAacatccttcaaaaaaaaaaaaaaaaaaaaaaaaaacggcaaaacaaatacaaaaagcaCAGTTTGGATATAAGTCACAATGATTGAAAAATGTGTGCGAAATAAATCTCACATGGTAAACATAGCGGTATATCTTCACACTTCATATGCGCCGGTCACAGTTTAAGTGGCATTACCTTCAAGGTCGTAAAACtggaatattaataatgcatacatatagaaaaaacataaaataattatgtaaaagcGAAACCCTAATATCAATAGCATGTCCTGTGTGGGCACAGAACATCAAATATTGATACTCTAAAAGGGAAatctctgaagaaaaaaaaaaaaaaagacttcattCTGCTTTAATGTTTGATTAGGGGTCGCAGATAAAGGCAGAAAGAGGGTTAAAGGCATAGAGGATGCTAAAACCTTCATACGTAATCTTTAACAGCTTTCTTTCTCCGACCAAACAGCAACCTTTAAATATGCTATGTGAGCTGATTTTAACGTTTTAAGTTCCACTTCAGTTTAAGTTATACTCATATAAGTCACTATTAAATCTCTATCTACTCGTTTCATTTCATTAAGATTCCAAATTcagaattacaatttaattcacGTCTTACTAACGAAAAACCCTGAAATGTTTAATGAGAAACGCTTCTACCATTTTCAAGTCTTTTGATACACTTTTATATATCAGTACATAAGAGAAGAGCTAATCTACTACTAACCTAAGCATTTGCGAGCGTCAGCGTAACGTGGCACACTGACAGCGATGCGCTTTTCCATTCAGTCCATCCTTCAAGTCATGCTATCATacacgaaataaaaaaataaaaatacagcaaactaGGTTTTCAGGTTTCAGTCGCTAAACATGTTTCGTTTTTTCTTTTCGAATCAAGTATGACAAGCAAATGAGGTTCATGCACTGATTTGATTGATGCACcaggtataaataaataaattgctggTTTTATCCTGTAGCTTCTGTACAATGAACTTGCCACTTTCTGCACTGCACGGAAACAGTCTTGCATTGCGCATTACAACACACATTTCAGACAAACCGGATGCGTAAAAAAAACCCCTAGAAATGAAAAcgttgtcatcatttacttacattccaaatctgtatgtttttctttcttctgtgggacACAAAAGGTGTTCTGAAGGATACAAGAACAGTTTTTGttaccactgacttccatttttggcatggaaaaaaaatactctgaaaaagcattttttttatgccccctagaaaaaaataaaaagtcatacaggtttggttCAACGTAAGTAAATTATAAACTAACGGTTTTGGAGAAACGTAacattatatcacttgctcaccgatggatcctctgcagtgaatgggtgccgtcagaatgagcgttgataaaaacatcacgcaAATTGACATAATCCACATAGCTCAAGTCATCCAtcccctgttgtcctctcacatttAAATCCAAGGATAACTCATTTTACCTGAATCAGGAAAGAAATATGCGCATATCTCTGCATATGCGCATACAAAAGAGAGGGCTTTTTCCACTGGAGAAAGTAATTTTGCCTTAAATTTGTTTCTTagaaacatgcagcttttcattcATTAATGGACTGAAGTCATCtggattattgcaatgtttttatcagctgttcagactctcattctgacggcacccattcactgcagaggatccgtcTGTGATTTATGTAATGctaaatctgttccaatgaagaagCTCATCTatatctcggatggcctgagggtgagtacattttaatcaaattctcCTTTTTGGGTATTCTTTAACTTAAGAAGACCAATTTCCCACTGATGTTCCGCTGAACGTAGAGTCGTACACATTGACTGGTTTGCtactgatttgttttgtttaatttttaacaaataacacCAATCagtaaatcaataataaatactgtgaaTAATCATCATATGTAATACTTCTTTGGTGGACTGATGTTTTGTCACTTAAAAGATCTTATTATTctgcatgtaaaatataaactcatTCAATAACATGGATACAGGTGAAATGAAGATGAGCACTTTTCTCAGCATATGCTTTGTATTGGAGGTACAAGTTTGAGCACCCCCTTCCAAAGTGGCGGAgaaagcactaataaaaatattcaaaaaaggatttaaaaaaacaacatcaacaacaaaaaaacacattaaatagcGAATTTATGTGACACCGCACGTCCCTTCTGGATTCTTTAATCAgattaaaaaactaaactggacatttaaaaacatttgtaaataagATGTTTTGCAAATCTTTCCTTGTGTGAATCTAGCACTGCCCATACAATATATAAGGCCTGAGAGTCTTTTGCTGACAGCATACGACACACATCAGCAGGCAATGGATATCCAAGATTTCTTCTTTAAGACATCAGTGCAGTGCAACATTTTCTTTCAGCTATGGGTGATTGTCTTCAAATCTGAAAAAAGCACATCCCGGGCTGCCAGAGCCTTCCtctgtgctttatttttgaagaaacaGGCGTTTGAAAATACAGGGGTGCTCGTGAAGTCTGAGGACAAAAGGAAACCTTTAATAACGGCAACAAAACCAAAGGTGCGCACGAGTCATGGTGTTTCTTATGACCGTGTAGCGAAGTGGCACATCATGTGCCGAACTAAAGCCCCAGCAAATCCTAGAAGTTTTTCCCTGAAAGACAGTCCCATTCACTCTGTGGAGCTAGTTCAAAGTGGATttggttatttaaatatagctttttAGTGATCCTGGTGGAAAGATGGTTATTTTGTTTTGGGAACTACCAGGATCTCATCCCCATCTTGAATGCTGTAAGAGTGCAAGGCCCTGGCGCTGTATTTCAGCTCATCGGGGCCAAAGGCAGAACCCTTGTCGATGTAGTAAAGGCGCATGTTGCTGGTGGGGAGCTGCACAACAGTCCTCAGCTGCTTCTTCAGCTCTGCGACGGTCTGGTCCAAGCGGATGCTCACCTGCTCCACTTTGTCTTCATAGCGTACCTCCACTTTGGCGTGGCAACGCGGTCTCAGGTCGATCTCAGCCAGAGGAGCCAGTTTCCCATATTTGGTCACCAAGCAGTGATATCTCCAAAGCGAAATGCAAATACTTAAAccaaattcagctttttttactACATGGCCAAACCAAAAATCATACctaaaaagtcaaaatactTTAAAGCAAGCACTTTTAGCTACACTGAAAAACTGGAACAGCTGTCACtgagaaattgctagtaaatttcacgaAGAAATACAAGCAGCACAATGAAgtaaatgtgaattattataGACCTTAATAGTATTGTATTAACTTGTAAAAAGTAATTgtgaagaaaatgtgttttttcacacctaaaatctttttttaataatgtatgcaAGTATATTTTGTTCCGAAATGCATACaaacaaaatttacattttaaaaaaggtttgtgTTGCATCATCTGTTGAACTGCCATGAGCGGTTTTAAGCAAACTTAAAAGTtatagaaaatgtttacatattctAGAAGCTTAGTGGGATAATAAGTTTAAACCTGgtttataattgtttataacAGTGAGAATAATcccattaaattatattataattatttaatagacactatcttttatttattaaataatattttgtgtgtgtttctgttctaaataataaaaataatgtgttcatAAACAGTTGGACAGACCACAAGATAATGGAATGAAATTTATGGATCTCAAATTTTTGCCGATACCCAAAGGCATCTGTCTTTATAAGTCTACAGACCAAAAGTAATATAATAGCAGAATAGCTCTGCCCGATACTGTCTACACCAGATGCAACAGTTGCTGACCATTGTTTAAACAGCCAAAAGCTGTCTACACTTGATGCAACCAAGTGACTGCTAATCAATGTGTCCTTTGTCCAAATGTGTCAGAATTAGAGCAAGCGCTTTGAGTAGCTCAGAAATAGAAAGGGGCATCAGTTTACTGTTGGTGATGTGTTGTGTTGCATCATGCTGCACAGCATCAAGTATACTCTATTATTGTTAGTTGCATTGCTCGCATCTGATGTAGACATGTTCACGAGTTCACGATCAATGAGGTTCTAAATGGTCTATGCCGGCCTTTCTCAATCCTGGACCTAGAGAACCCCCAATCCTGCACACGTCTCTTTGATCAAACAAACCTGACTCAattcatcagctcattagtaaATACTCCAAAGCCTCGAATAAGCTTGTCACAAAAGACATACATCAATGACATGCAGTGATGGGGTTCTCCCGGACCAGGATTGCGAAACACTGATCTATACTACAGTGTTCGTGCCTGAAAGATACCTGTGGGGCAGCTCTTCCTCTGAATGATCCAAGTGATAACGGATGAAAAATCTCTCAGCATCTTCTCTCTCGCCATCCGTCACCACACTCCCATTCAGACCGGTCACTGATGGCAGTCTGCAGACGGGAGCAACGAGATCTTCTCATCAACATAACTACAACAATACTATCAGTTTCTAATGAGGTTAAAATGAGagttcacacaaaatgaaaaaaaaatcggcTATTATTTACTCGTCACATTCATCGCTGTAAGATAAATTGGACTTACTGGGCTATCATTAGACTACGGCGCTCTGTGCTTGTGTAAGCCTGCAGTAGAGGAATGCCTTGCAACCTCACTTCTTCCAGTTTGGGCAGAAAGTTTAGCTTCTCAATGTCCTCCCATCGATTAAGTCCTGACTCACAaaagaatgataaaaatgaggtttatgtaaatacaccatactaaaatagtaatatatagaCAATTACACGCTTTCCAAGCAACAGTCACTAACACAATGGTACCTGAGTTGTGCAGATTGATGCTTCGGAGGTTAGGGAAGAGCCGCTGAAGGATTTCGCCCGAGTCTTGAATGGAGCTCAGGTTGTTGTTGGCCATGACCAGAGTGTCCAGCGCAGGGAACATGGAGCCGAATTTTCGTACTTCACTCCACTCATGGAGGCTGTTATCTGTGATGTGAAGCAGACGCAGTGTGGGGCAGGGCATGGCGGCCGGTGTCACAGTGGTGTACTCATTAAGGCACAGGAACAGCTCCTCTAGTCTGGACAAAACAGATCAATATTAGTAAAGAGCTGTCAATTGAATGAATTTGTAGAGAATGCACTCAAGTACAGTAACAAGGTAAAGTAAATGATCCTATGAGAATCAACAGCGTCATGGTGGTACAACGACAAAATAAATACGAGACATATGCAGGATCGCATCTACACGGTTATTAAAATACTCtgcaagtggaaaaaaaaagatttaaaatcaaTACCATGATGTCTCAGAACAATCAATACCACGCATCTACACCACAAGTAACTGTTACATAATATCAAGTCTCTATATTTTTGCGACTCACTCAGGCATCtcttgtgtgaatgtgtgcacTGCATCCCAGGACACCTGGGTATTGTTAAGAACGAGGCGGCGGATGCTAGAAAAGGCCTTCGCACAGTCCGGCTCCAGGGCTGCGTCACTCAGCTGATTAGAGCTGAGGTTGAGGAACTCCAGGTTCGGGATGTTAGAAACAATCTTACTAATCTAGAACAGATTAAAGGGTTAAAAGACACATAAACATGtgtaatacacatacacactgatactgatttaaaatgaacttctataacattatgaatgtcattagtgtcacttttgatgaatttaatgtgtccttgctgaataaatgttaacaaatttttctttaaaaaaattgactgACCCCAAATCTTTGAAAAGTGGTTCTCTCATAAATACAGCACATGAGTCATATGGACTATTTTTATGGTGCGTTCACTTTATTTATACTTGGAGCTTGACAGCCTCTTTGCTTTGAATCGCTGTTTCACAACAAAAGGTTGTTAagcaattctttaaaaatgtctccTTTTGCGTTCCAGATAAAAGTATAACAGCATATGCAATTGGATAAAAACGAAAGCGAGGATACTCGGATTAACCAACTCACCTCATGCCAGTCTTGGAGCTTGTTATGGGACAGATCAAGTTCAACTACATGAGCACAGAAGGCAGCGATTTCTCCCTCTTCTCCTGCATGACTGATTCCACAGCCGTTCAAAACCAGAACACTGGGCAGGTTCAGACGGTCTGAAGGCAGAATGGCCACATAACTAATGGACTATGAAACAGGACGGACAGCTCACGGCTGCCAAGGCAAACGCTAAAGTCACCAAGGAAACTTACATGACTTGTGTTTAACCAAGCCTCACCTTTCATAGGCGATCCCTGATGTCCAGATGGCACAACCACGACACCCATACCTGGACCCCGACGGCAAGGGAAGTTTTCTGGGCTGTACTTCTCACTGATCGCCTGCATAAAGGTGCGGCCTTCTGTCTCAGAAGCTTCCATTGCACCGGCCAACACCGTGCACCTTATGCAACTGTAGagacatgttaaaatgtttatagaGACAAAGCCATATTCGGATGGGGGGGGGGCGCAAGTATTTATTGGTGATTTTAATGCCGTCTGAATCCAAGATGTCGGATTCATTTAATGCCCTTTCAAACATCCATGAATTACCTAATATTTTTTGAGATACGCCAAGGTCCTGAGTTTACGATATGAAATTGATTCAAAATTCAGCGTTTAAACCTTTCTGAGCACTCCCGAACACCATGAGATAACGTTGTACTTTGGTGTAATttgcatacatatttatatctgcaatggaaaatattacaaaaactaaaacagaacaATACTTCCTTAATGCTCCAACACAGTGACTGGGAGCAGAAAGTGATGAAAAGCACATAACCATTTCAAATGGGTCTTTGTTATGgtaccattttaaaatgtgtattataaacagaaatatattgcatgtaattatgtacAACTGTAGTTAAATGTTTGCTAGTTAAATGTGCCGAAATAGCCAAGTCATTCTTAGGTCGATTTTCCAAAATGCGATTTGAGGAGACATACATGCAGTCTGTTTGTCTGAATGATCTTGAACTAGATTTATCCGATATTTGAAGAGGTACACTGACCTTGACATATAGCCATGTCCTATAAATCACTTCACGCATGACCTTCAGTCTTTTATTAATCTTACATAATGCCGGTTTGGTGTGATCTTACATAACACCAGTTTCGCTTGAACTTACACTTAACTAATACACACTGTCAATATATAGCGTTCACAGTATATATAAGTTACAGTATGTGTGTCTTCACCAtccaagatttttattttattttattttttaaaagtgtgtcaTGCCATGACCCATGTGTCAGATAACCTCAAGCAGTTCAGTTAAACAAATAGTGAGAAGCTGCAGCCCTCTGGGCTAAATGTACCATTTTTAAACAGAACTGGCCTAGATTTAACCATCTGCTGACTAAATAAGTCATGTTCTCTAACACGAAACCGCCGACTTCACCgagaacagcatttactgtCTTATTACAAAAAAGTGAATGGACTAATGAATAagcatattacattatttttttcctagaTTAACCGACATATAAGAAGATATAGCGCATATAGCGTGATTGCAAAGGCTCTCACCTGCTGTGCAATTTGTCCTCACAGGTGCAAAGTCACAACTGTGCCATAAAATAAGGTTTTACTTTTACGACAAACGTTATCTGTCCTTTCGAGTGTCAGGGCTCAAACGAAAAAATGTGGCCGCAAATCAGCAAAGAGACCGGGCTCTGCTCAGCGTCTCACTTCTCCGAGATAACAGTGCTCTGCAGAAAGAAGTGAGCAGGTCAGCAGGACGGACAGATGACCAACTGACCTTCAGCTTTAACTACACTAATCGTCCTCAAGAAAAACCAACACACTCGATATGCACATGAAAACCTTTAAGTTGTTACACCTCAGAGCAGGTTTACAAGCTCTTAAGGGGAAACGCATGACAAAGAGACCATGCAAACACTCTTTCGACAGCTGTGCATATATCAGTAAACTACTTACTATACAAATATATCAAACAGTAGCTGTAGAACAAAACCGTTACAAACATGGctaaaatgaaagaagaaaaactatgAAGAATTACTACATGATTAGATATGTAACAAACTATACAGGCAACTGcaataaatggattttttttttttaattatataaattatacacacaaaaatatacacacacatatccatACACTGTAAATTAACAAACAGCATTCGTACATTTTCAAGCAAGGAAGCCTGTGCAAACCACCACATGATAATTAGGTAatgataaatggataaatgtgTTGCGACCTTCGTTTgtgattttataataataatcacaggACATTTATAATAAGACACTGGTGCTAAAAGCGGTGTCAAATGAATTTCTCACGAGCTGCTGGACGAGGACACGTATATTAAGGCTGACAGCGCCGGTC includes these proteins:
- the tbcela gene encoding tubulin folding cofactor E-like a isoform X1; translated protein: MEASETEGRTFMQAISEKYSPENFPCRRGPGMGVVVVPSGHQGSPMKDRLNLPSVLVLNGCGISHAGEEGEIAAFCAHVVELDLSHNKLQDWHEISKIVSNIPNLEFLNLSSNQLSDAALEPDCAKAFSSIRRLVLNNTQVSWDAVHTFTQEMPELEELFLCLNEYTTVTPAAMPCPTLRLLHITDNSLHEWSEVRKFGSMFPALDTLVMANNNLSSIQDSGEILQRLFPNLRSINLHNSGLNRWEDIEKLNFLPKLEEVRLQGIPLLQAYTSTERRSLMIAQLPSVTGLNGSVVTDGEREDAERFFIRYHLDHSEEELPHSICISLWRYHCLVTKYGKLAPLAEIDLRPRCHAKVEVRYEDKVEQVSIRLDQTVAELKKQLRTVVQLPTSNMRLYYIDKGSAFGPDELKYSARALHSYSIQDGDEILVVPKTK
- the tbcela gene encoding tubulin folding cofactor E-like a isoform X2 produces the protein MEASETEGRTFMQAISEKYSPENFPCRRGPGMGVVVVPSGHQGSPMKDRLNLPSVLVLNGCGISHAGEEGEIAAFCAHVVELDLSHNKLQDWHEISKIVSNIPNLEFLNLSSNQLSDAALEPDCAKAFSSIRRLVLNNTQVSWDAVHTFTQEMPELEELFLCLNEYTTVTPAAMPCPTLRLLHITDNSLHEWSEVRKFGSMFPALDTLVMANNNLSSIQDSGEILQRLFPNLRSINLHNSGLNRWEDIEKLNFLPKLEEVRLQGIPLLQAYTSTERRSLMIAQLPSVTGLNGSVVTDGEREDAERFFIRYHLDHSEEELPHRYHCLVTKYGKLAPLAEIDLRPRCHAKVEVRYEDKVEQVSIRLDQTVAELKKQLRTVVQLPTSNMRLYYIDKGSAFGPDELKYSARALHSYSIQDGDEILVVPKTK